In a genomic window of Sutcliffiella sp. FSL R7-0096:
- a CDS encoding PspC domain-containing protein, with translation MKRLIRSKNDRKLAGVLGGLAKYLGVDANLLRVIFVILLFPTGVMPLILTYFVLTFLLPNEETEIR, from the coding sequence ATGAAGCGTCTTATACGTTCAAAAAATGACCGCAAGCTTGCAGGTGTGCTTGGCGGTCTTGCAAAATACTTGGGAGTGGATGCAAATCTATTGCGTGTCATCTTTGTCATCCTGTTATTCCCGACAGGAGTCATGCCATTGATTCTCACGTACTTTGTCCTAACATTTTTATTACCGAATGAAGAGACCGAGATACGCTAA
- a CDS encoding DUF4097 domain-containing protein, which translates to MEERKRILKLVEEGKLTAEEAIILLESLEKNSEEKNLRQDEIVSELTKGAKGSQEAEENIFQALSTKVFSNAKNGSGSGSYDKSKFDSYSKQASSFKNNILDFVGSALQKIKDLDLDFNFGPSISLQHIFQQSDVHLQHIDLDVANGSVKVVPWKENDVKIECEAKVYEENSQDDARKAFLSEVLFSIEAGKLRFSVQKKHIKVNATVYVPEEKYDNLNIRMFNGPISGEGLHVKSMKLKSANGSIAWDNLASEYIEAETANGHIKLTDCDAKEVEAETINGMLRVRGNIEKLDVQSFNGSVVGEITGSAARSIMAKTKTGSVDLFIPTVNSVEAELKTNLGSFTCEVPGMDVVEEKNEVVQKALHFKAKKEDAPLTYILAETTTGSILIKPYEVK; encoded by the coding sequence ATGGAAGAGCGTAAGCGTATTTTGAAGTTGGTGGAGGAAGGGAAGCTGACGGCGGAAGAGGCTATCATTTTATTGGAGAGTTTGGAGAAGAATAGTGAAGAGAAGAACTTGAGGCAGGATGAAATTGTTTCGGAGCTTACGAAGGGTGCCAAGGGTTCCCAGGAAGCGGAAGAGAATATTTTTCAGGCTCTGTCCACAAAGGTTTTTTCGAATGCAAAGAATGGTTCAGGATCCGGCTCTTATGACAAATCAAAGTTCGACTCCTACAGCAAGCAGGCCTCCTCTTTTAAGAATAACATTTTGGATTTCGTCGGAAGCGCGCTACAGAAGATTAAGGATCTCGATTTGGATTTCAACTTTGGTCCTTCGATTTCGCTTCAGCACATTTTCCAGCAATCCGATGTACATTTGCAGCATATTGATTTAGATGTGGCAAATGGGTCGGTGAAAGTGGTTCCTTGGAAAGAAAACGATGTGAAGATTGAGTGTGAGGCAAAAGTATATGAGGAGAACTCCCAGGATGATGCCCGCAAAGCGTTTTTGAGTGAAGTACTGTTTTCCATTGAAGCAGGCAAATTGAGATTTTCGGTTCAGAAAAAGCATATAAAAGTGAATGCGACGGTCTATGTACCGGAAGAAAAATACGATAATCTCAATATCCGCATGTTTAATGGACCGATTTCAGGGGAAGGTTTACATGTAAAGTCGATGAAGTTGAAGTCGGCAAACGGCTCAATTGCATGGGATAATCTGGCGAGCGAGTATATTGAAGCGGAAACGGCAAACGGTCATATCAAGCTGACCGATTGCGATGCAAAAGAGGTCGAAGCGGAAACGATCAACGGTATGCTGAGGGTACGAGGCAATATCGAAAAGCTGGATGTACAAAGTTTTAACGGAAGTGTTGTCGGAGAAATTACCGGTTCAGCAGCCCGCTCCATTATGGCTAAAACGAAAACAGGCAGTGTAGACCTGTTCATTCCGACAGTCAATTCTGTGGAAGCGGAGTTGAAAACCAACCTTGGAAGCTTCACATGTGAGGTTCCTGGGATGGATGTAGTGGAAGAAAAGAATGAGGTGGTACAAAAGGCACTTCATTTTAAAGCGAAAAAGGAAGATGCGCCACTTACCTACATCCTGGCAGAAACGACAACCGGCTCCATTTTAATCAAACCATATGAGGTGAAGTAA
- the uvrA gene encoding excinuclease ABC subunit UvrA has protein sequence MAMDKIVVKGARAHNLKNIDVTIPRDKLVVLTGLSGSGKSSLAFDTIYAEGQRRYVESLSAYARQFLGQMDKPDVDAIEGLSPAISIDQKTTSRNPRSTVGTVTEIYDYLRLLFARVGRPTCPKHGIEISSQTIEQMVDRIMEYPERTKLQILAPVIQGRKGTHVKTLEDIKKQGYVRVRVNGEMVEVSDEIELEKNKKHSIEVVIDRIVVKDGVETRLSDSLETALRLGEGKVIVDIIGEEELLFSEHHACPQCGFSIGELEPRMFSFNSPYGACQKCDGLGTKLEVDVDLVMPNKNLTLKEHALAPWEPTSSQYYPQMLQAVCNHFGIDMDVPVKDIPNNLLDKVLYGSGKEEVYFRYENDFGQVRESYIRFEGVIPNVERRYKETSSDYIREQMEKYMAQQPCPACKGNRLKIESLSVLINEKHIGNVTKFSIVEALDFFDNLNLTEKERKIAHLILREIEERLGFLNNVGLDYLTLSRSAGTLSGGEAQRIRLATQIGSRLTGVLYILDEPSIGLHQRDNDRLIQTLKSMRDIGNTLIVVEHDEDTMMAADYLLDIGPGAGVHGGQVISAGTPEEVMNDEASLTGQYLSGKKFIPLPTERKIVKDRFLEVIGANENNLSNVNVKIPLGCFVAVTGVSGSGKSTLINEILHKALAQRLHNAKTKPGQHKEIRGIEHLDKVIDIDQSPIGRTPRSNPATYTGVFDDIRDVFASTNEAKVRGYKKGRFSFNVKGGRCEACRGDGIIKIEMHFLPDVYVPCEVCHGKRYNRETLEVLYKGKNIDDILKMTVEDAVSFFENIPKIKRKLQTIYDVGLGYITLGQPATTLSGGEAQRVKLASELHRRSTGRSLYILDEPTTGLHVDDIARLLKVLQRLVENGDTVLVIEHNLDVIKAVDYMVDLGPEGGDKGGSIIATGTPEEVIEIEASYTGQYLRPVLLRDRDRMEQRVKEVETVSKG, from the coding sequence ATGGCAATGGATAAAATCGTAGTAAAAGGGGCCAGAGCCCATAACTTAAAAAATATAGATGTGACCATTCCCCGCGACAAGCTTGTGGTGTTGACGGGGCTTTCAGGATCGGGGAAATCCTCGCTAGCTTTTGATACCATCTATGCGGAAGGACAACGCAGATATGTGGAATCCTTGTCTGCCTATGCCCGTCAGTTCCTTGGGCAGATGGACAAACCGGATGTGGATGCGATAGAAGGGCTTTCACCGGCCATTTCCATCGATCAAAAGACAACAAGCCGTAACCCGCGTTCAACGGTTGGAACGGTAACGGAAATCTATGACTACCTCCGTCTTCTTTTTGCAAGGGTAGGCAGACCAACATGTCCAAAACATGGCATTGAGATATCTTCCCAAACGATCGAACAGATGGTGGACCGGATCATGGAGTATCCCGAGCGGACCAAGCTTCAGATTCTCGCTCCTGTCATTCAAGGCCGTAAAGGTACACATGTGAAAACCTTGGAGGACATTAAAAAGCAAGGTTATGTCCGTGTCCGTGTGAATGGTGAAATGGTGGAAGTTTCGGATGAGATTGAGCTGGAGAAAAATAAGAAGCACTCCATCGAAGTGGTGATTGATCGGATTGTCGTTAAAGATGGGGTGGAAACACGTCTGTCCGACTCATTGGAAACAGCTCTTCGATTAGGCGAAGGAAAAGTAATTGTGGATATCATTGGGGAAGAGGAGCTTCTTTTCAGCGAGCATCACGCTTGTCCACAATGTGGATTCTCCATTGGTGAACTGGAGCCGAGAATGTTCTCCTTCAACAGTCCATATGGTGCTTGCCAGAAATGTGATGGATTGGGGACAAAGCTTGAGGTGGATGTGGATCTGGTGATGCCAAACAAGAACCTCACCTTAAAAGAGCATGCCCTTGCTCCATGGGAGCCGACAAGTTCGCAATATTATCCACAGATGCTACAAGCGGTCTGCAACCACTTTGGCATTGATATGGATGTTCCAGTAAAAGATATCCCCAATAACCTGTTGGACAAAGTACTTTACGGAAGTGGAAAAGAAGAAGTCTACTTCCGCTATGAAAATGACTTTGGCCAGGTGCGGGAAAGCTATATCCGCTTCGAGGGAGTTATCCCCAATGTGGAAAGACGCTACAAGGAAACAAGCTCGGACTATATTCGTGAACAGATGGAAAAGTATATGGCCCAGCAACCTTGTCCAGCTTGTAAAGGAAACCGCCTGAAAATCGAGAGCCTTTCGGTACTTATTAATGAAAAGCATATCGGGAATGTCACGAAGTTTTCCATCGTGGAAGCTTTGGATTTCTTCGACAATCTTAATCTGACGGAAAAAGAAAGAAAAATAGCCCATTTGATTCTTCGAGAAATCGAGGAGCGTCTCGGGTTTTTGAACAATGTAGGACTGGACTATCTAACTCTGAGTCGTTCAGCTGGGACGCTTTCTGGTGGAGAAGCTCAGCGGATCCGTCTTGCCACACAAATCGGTTCCCGTCTGACCGGAGTCCTTTATATCCTGGATGAGCCGTCCATCGGGCTTCATCAACGCGATAATGACCGCCTCATTCAAACCCTTAAAAGCATGAGGGATATCGGGAATACGCTAATCGTCGTGGAGCATGATGAAGATACGATGATGGCAGCGGACTATCTCCTTGATATTGGTCCAGGGGCCGGTGTGCATGGCGGACAGGTGATTTCTGCAGGTACACCGGAAGAAGTGATGAATGACGAAGCTTCCTTGACAGGACAGTATCTATCAGGGAAAAAGTTCATCCCGCTTCCAACGGAAAGAAAGATTGTGAAGGATCGTTTCCTGGAAGTCATCGGTGCCAACGAAAACAACCTGAGCAATGTGAATGTGAAGATACCACTAGGATGCTTTGTTGCAGTAACAGGTGTATCTGGATCTGGAAAGAGTACACTTATCAATGAAATTCTGCACAAAGCGCTGGCACAACGATTACACAATGCCAAAACGAAACCAGGTCAACATAAAGAAATCAGGGGAATCGAGCACCTTGATAAAGTCATCGATATCGATCAGTCACCAATCGGGAGAACGCCTCGTTCCAACCCGGCTACCTATACAGGGGTATTTGACGATATCCGTGACGTGTTCGCTTCCACCAATGAAGCAAAAGTACGCGGTTATAAAAAAGGCCGTTTCAGCTTCAATGTAAAAGGTGGACGCTGTGAAGCATGCCGAGGCGATGGAATCATTAAAATTGAAATGCATTTCCTTCCGGACGTATATGTCCCTTGCGAAGTCTGTCATGGTAAACGCTACAACCGTGAAACGCTAGAAGTGCTATATAAAGGGAAAAATATAGATGATATTTTGAAAATGACGGTAGAGGATGCTGTCAGCTTCTTCGAGAATATCCCTAAGATTAAGAGGAAGCTGCAAACCATCTATGATGTGGGACTTGGCTATATCACTTTAGGTCAGCCTGCTACCACCTTGTCCGGCGGGGAAGCGCAACGTGTCAAATTGGCATCGGAGCTGCACCGCAGATCTACCGGTCGTTCGCTTTACATTTTGGATGAGCCGACGACAGGGCTACATGTAGACGATATTGCCAGATTACTGAAAGTTCTTCAGCGTCTTGTGGAGAATGGGGATACAGTTCTAGTAATCGAGCATAATCTGGATGTCATCAAGGCTGTGGATTATATGGTGGACCTTGGTCCAGAAGGTGGGGACAAAGGAGGAAGCATCATTGCTACTGGAACTCCAGAAGAAGTCATTGAAATAGAGGCCTCCTATACAGGCCAATATTTGCGCCCGGTACTGTTGCGTGACCGCGACCGAATGGAGCAGAGAGTAAAAGAAGTAGAAACAGTGAGCAAAGGATAA
- the uvrB gene encoding excinuclease ABC subunit UvrB translates to MEQFELVSGYKPDGDQPTAIAEIVEGLKNGKKHQTLLGATGTGKTFTVSNVIQAVNKPTLIIAHNKTLAGQLYSEFKEFFPNNAVEYFVSYYDYYQPEAYVPSTDTFIEKDASINDEIDKLRHSATASLFERNDVIIIASVSCIYGLGSPEEYRDLVVSLRTGMEKERNTLLRDLVDIQYSRNDIDFKRGTFRVRGDVVEIFPASRDEHCIRVEFFGDEIDRIREVDALTGEILGDRNHVSIFPASHFVTREEKMKKAIVNIQAELEERLEELREAGKLLEAQRLEQRTRYDLEMMAEMGFCSGIENYSRHLTLRPAGSTPYTLMDFFPEDFLLVIDESHVTLPQIRGMFNGDQARKQVLVDHGFRLPSAKDNRPLRFEEFEKKTAQLVYVSATPGPYELEHTPKMVEQIIRPTGLLDPVIEVRPIKGQIDDLIGEIHQRVEKDERVLVTTLTKKMSEDLTAYLKELGIKVAYLHSEIKTLERIEIIRELRLGKHDVLVGINLLREGLDIPEVSLVTILDADKEGFLRSERSLIQTIGRAARNSNGKVIMYADKITKSMDIALNETKRRREIQEAYNQEHGITPTTIKKKVPELIRATIVAEEDGDYEGKVPTFRPKNKKEREKLIESMEQEMKDAAKALDFERAAELRDLILELKAEG, encoded by the coding sequence ATGGAACAGTTTGAGTTAGTTTCTGGATATAAGCCGGATGGAGATCAGCCGACTGCGATCGCGGAGATTGTGGAAGGCCTCAAAAACGGGAAAAAACATCAGACGCTTCTTGGTGCAACAGGTACCGGGAAGACGTTTACTGTCTCTAATGTGATACAGGCGGTAAACAAACCAACGTTAATCATCGCCCACAACAAAACGTTGGCCGGGCAGCTATATAGTGAGTTTAAGGAATTCTTTCCAAACAATGCGGTCGAATATTTTGTTAGTTATTATGATTACTATCAACCAGAGGCGTACGTGCCATCTACCGACACATTTATCGAAAAGGATGCGAGTATCAATGATGAAATTGACAAGTTGCGCCACTCAGCAACCGCCTCTCTTTTTGAGCGGAATGATGTCATCATCATCGCCAGTGTGTCCTGCATCTATGGTTTGGGTTCACCGGAAGAATACCGTGACCTTGTCGTTTCTTTAAGAACAGGCATGGAAAAGGAGCGGAATACGCTTCTACGCGACCTAGTCGACATTCAGTACAGCAGGAACGACATTGACTTCAAACGTGGAACATTCCGTGTCAGAGGGGACGTCGTGGAGATTTTCCCGGCCTCACGTGACGAGCACTGCATTCGCGTGGAGTTTTTTGGAGATGAGATTGACCGCATTAGGGAAGTGGACGCCCTTACAGGGGAGATCCTTGGAGACCGCAACCATGTTTCCATCTTCCCGGCCTCCCACTTCGTTACTCGCGAAGAAAAGATGAAAAAGGCAATCGTCAATATCCAAGCTGAATTAGAAGAACGTCTTGAAGAACTTAGAGAAGCAGGAAAGCTTTTGGAAGCGCAGCGGCTGGAACAGCGTACTCGCTATGACTTGGAAATGATGGCGGAGATGGGCTTCTGTTCAGGAATCGAGAACTATTCACGCCACCTGACACTTCGCCCTGCAGGATCAACTCCGTATACACTAATGGATTTCTTCCCGGAAGATTTCCTTTTGGTAATAGACGAGTCGCACGTTACCCTGCCACAGATTCGGGGAATGTTCAATGGGGACCAGGCAAGAAAGCAGGTCCTTGTAGACCACGGCTTCCGTCTGCCTTCAGCAAAGGACAACCGTCCATTGAGGTTCGAGGAGTTTGAAAAGAAGACAGCCCAGCTTGTCTATGTTTCCGCAACGCCTGGCCCATACGAGCTGGAGCATACACCAAAGATGGTGGAACAAATCATCCGTCCTACCGGGCTGCTTGATCCGGTTATTGAAGTGAGGCCGATCAAAGGACAGATTGATGATTTGATCGGTGAAATCCATCAACGTGTGGAAAAAGACGAAAGGGTCCTTGTCACTACCCTTACGAAAAAAATGTCCGAGGATCTTACTGCTTATTTGAAAGAGCTCGGGATCAAAGTTGCCTACCTGCATTCTGAAATCAAAACGCTTGAGCGGATTGAGATTATCAGGGAATTGAGATTGGGCAAACATGATGTTCTGGTCGGGATTAACCTATTGAGGGAAGGACTTGATATTCCGGAAGTGTCCCTTGTCACCATTTTAGATGCAGACAAAGAGGGCTTCCTCCGTTCCGAGCGTTCCTTGATCCAGACTATCGGACGTGCAGCGCGTAACTCGAACGGTAAAGTCATCATGTATGCCGATAAAATAACGAAGTCCATGGATATTGCGTTAAATGAAACGAAGCGTCGCCGTGAAATCCAAGAAGCATATAACCAAGAGCACGGAATCACGCCAACCACTATCAAGAAGAAAGTACCTGAGCTTATTCGTGCTACTATTGTTGCCGAGGAAGATGGCGATTACGAAGGCAAAGTACCTACATTCAGACCGAAAAACAAGAAAGAAAGAGAAAAGCTCATAGAAAGCATGGAGCAGGAAATGAAAGACGCGGCAAAAGCGCTTGATTTCGAGCGTGCAGCCGAGCTTCGTGACCTCATCTTGGAGCTCAAAGCGGAAGGATGA
- a CDS encoding CsbA family protein codes for MIFGTDRKEVFRLLVKLILAVIIPALLVVLFTRVTYSLYVGTGLAVALILVSIFKGHGNEWYVILVDIVSLVVGFLYAKRMVGKFK; via the coding sequence ATGATTTTCGGAACAGATAGAAAAGAGGTTTTCAGATTGTTGGTAAAGCTGATTTTGGCAGTGATTATTCCTGCATTACTTGTGGTGCTGTTTACACGTGTGACCTATAGCTTATATGTTGGAACAGGTTTGGCAGTAGCGCTTATTTTAGTCTCCATCTTTAAAGGTCATGGAAATGAGTGGTATGTTATCTTAGTTGATATTGTTTCGCTTGTGGTCGGATTCTTGTATGCAAAGCGAATGGTAGGGAAATTTAAATAA
- a CDS encoding peptide chain release factor 3, which translates to MKNELLNKEIDRRRTFAIISHPDAGKTTLTEKLLLFGNVIRSAGTVKGKKSGKFATSDWMEIEKKRGISVTSSVMSFEYMDKHINILDTPGHEDFSEDTYRTLTAVDSAVMIIDCTKGVEPQTIKLFKVCRMRGIPIFTFINKLDREGKEPLALLEEIEEVLGIESYAMNWPVGMGKRFLGVYDRYNEVFIRYQGKDEEDRIPFKELDAVEEISTHPTFIQAKEDFELLEEAGNDFDINKVKNGLQTPVFFGSAISNFGVEMFFRTFLDLASEPQPRQTEVEKIEPKSTEFSGFIFKIQANMNPAHRDRLAFLRICSGVFERGMTVTVSRTGKSIKLTQSQQFLASDRETVDHAYPGDIIGIYDPGVYQIGDSLFSGGSQKVEFDEIPTFAPELFVRVEAKNVMKGKQFGKGITQLVQEGAIQLFRQYGTEAYILGAVGQLQLDVFEYRMKGEYNVEVVYNMIGSKIPRWLESQDVDTTLFDSRNILVKDRNDQYVALFDNDFSLRWFQDKNPKIGLIDIMAEED; encoded by the coding sequence GTGAAAAATGAACTTTTAAATAAAGAGATAGACCGCCGCAGAACCTTTGCGATTATATCCCACCCGGATGCCGGGAAAACGACTTTGACGGAGAAGCTTCTTTTATTCGGAAACGTTATTCGTTCGGCTGGTACGGTTAAGGGTAAAAAATCAGGAAAGTTTGCGACATCTGACTGGATGGAGATTGAAAAGAAACGTGGAATCTCTGTAACGTCAAGTGTTATGAGCTTTGAATATATGGATAAGCATATTAACATTCTCGACACTCCAGGACACGAAGATTTCAGTGAAGATACGTATCGTACGTTGACTGCCGTGGACAGCGCCGTGATGATCATCGACTGTACAAAAGGGGTCGAGCCGCAGACCATCAAGCTTTTCAAGGTTTGTCGTATGCGCGGTATCCCAATTTTTACGTTCATCAACAAATTGGACCGTGAAGGAAAAGAGCCGCTTGCGCTATTGGAAGAAATTGAAGAAGTGCTTGGCATTGAATCTTATGCGATGAACTGGCCGGTTGGAATGGGGAAACGCTTCTTGGGTGTTTACGACCGTTACAATGAAGTGTTCATCCGTTATCAAGGAAAAGATGAAGAGGATCGCATTCCGTTCAAGGAATTGGATGCTGTGGAGGAAATCTCCACTCACCCGACTTTTATACAAGCAAAAGAAGACTTTGAATTGTTGGAAGAGGCAGGAAATGATTTTGACATCAACAAGGTGAAGAATGGTTTACAGACTCCTGTATTCTTCGGAAGTGCCATCTCCAACTTTGGTGTGGAAATGTTCTTCCGTACGTTCTTGGATCTAGCAAGTGAGCCGCAGCCACGTCAGACAGAAGTAGAGAAGATTGAGCCGAAATCTACCGAGTTCTCCGGGTTTATTTTCAAAATCCAGGCGAATATGAATCCGGCTCACCGTGACCGTCTTGCATTCTTGAGAATCTGTTCCGGTGTGTTTGAGCGTGGAATGACGGTAACAGTAAGCAGGACCGGTAAATCAATAAAGCTGACCCAGTCCCAGCAATTCCTAGCATCTGACCGTGAGACGGTAGATCATGCATATCCAGGGGATATCATTGGGATTTATGATCCTGGTGTGTACCAGATTGGCGATTCCCTGTTTAGTGGTGGGAGTCAAAAGGTCGAATTCGACGAGATCCCAACGTTTGCTCCTGAGCTTTTCGTAAGAGTGGAAGCAAAGAACGTCATGAAAGGGAAGCAGTTTGGTAAAGGAATCACCCAGCTTGTGCAGGAGGGTGCAATCCAGTTGTTCCGTCAATACGGTACGGAGGCCTACATTCTTGGAGCGGTTGGTCAGCTTCAATTGGACGTATTCGAATACCGCATGAAAGGCGAGTACAATGTGGAAGTCGTCTATAACATGATCGGCTCGAAAATTCCGCGTTGGTTGGAGAGCCAGGATGTGGATACGACGTTGTTTGACTCACGTAATATCCTTGTGAAGGATCGAAATGATCAGTATGTTGCGCTGTTTGATAATGACTTCTCGTTACGATGGTTCCAAGATAAGAATCCGAAAATCGGCTTGATTGATATTATGGCGGAAGAGGATTAA
- the gntK gene encoding gluconokinase, which produces MTTYMLGVDIGTTSTKAVLFTKDGKVRSQHAVEYPLYTPEMGAAEQDPDEILEAVAISIREALMLGGIDPTELSHVSFSAAMHSLIAVDEAGNPLTKSITWADQRSEKWAKKIKNEWNGHEIYRRTGTPIHPMSPLAKLVWLRNEHPVVFEKASKFISIKEYVFHKLFGEYVVDHSIASATGMLNLEKLDWDAGALGVAGVTPGKLSRLVPTTEVISGIKTDWAMKLGLPADVKFVIGANDGVLSNLGVNAVQPGVVALTIGTSGAIRTVADKPVTDPKGRTFCYALTEDHWVIGGPVNNGGMIMRWLRDEFCQAEVEEAKALGIDPYDVMTAKIAQVKPGAEGVLFHPYLTGERAPLWNGNARGSFYGLGIHHKREHMMRAVLEGINLNLYTVLLALEEIIGIPEKIHATGGFARSEVWCQMLSNIFNQEVSIPESVESSCLGAAVLGLYALGEIDSFDVMNEMVGTTNGYVPDQKEVEVYKELTPLFIRLSRLYEQEFDAVVAFQQRK; this is translated from the coding sequence ATGACAACATACATGCTAGGCGTTGATATAGGAACAACAAGCACCAAGGCAGTGCTTTTCACAAAGGACGGAAAAGTACGGAGCCAACATGCGGTGGAATATCCACTTTACACTCCTGAAATGGGAGCGGCTGAGCAGGATCCCGACGAAATCCTGGAAGCGGTGGCCATTTCCATCAGGGAAGCGCTCATGCTTGGTGGCATTGATCCCACAGAGCTGTCACATGTTAGCTTCAGTGCTGCGATGCACAGCCTGATTGCAGTGGATGAAGCAGGAAATCCATTAACGAAAAGCATCACCTGGGCCGACCAGCGCAGTGAGAAGTGGGCCAAAAAAATCAAGAATGAATGGAATGGTCATGAGATCTATCGGAGAACGGGAACGCCGATTCACCCGATGTCCCCTTTAGCCAAGCTTGTCTGGTTGCGGAACGAACATCCTGTAGTTTTTGAAAAGGCATCTAAATTCATCTCTATAAAAGAGTACGTGTTCCATAAACTGTTTGGTGAGTATGTTGTGGACCATTCCATTGCTTCGGCAACAGGTATGCTGAACCTGGAAAAATTGGATTGGGATGCAGGCGCACTTGGAGTTGCCGGTGTGACACCAGGTAAACTATCTCGACTTGTGCCTACAACAGAAGTCATTTCGGGAATAAAAACGGACTGGGCTATGAAATTAGGCTTGCCTGCTGATGTGAAATTTGTAATTGGCGCAAACGATGGCGTACTTTCCAACCTTGGGGTCAACGCTGTCCAGCCAGGCGTGGTGGCACTGACCATCGGAACAAGTGGAGCTATTCGGACCGTTGCGGACAAGCCTGTAACCGATCCAAAGGGCAGAACTTTCTGCTATGCGCTGACAGAAGACCATTGGGTGATTGGCGGACCAGTCAACAATGGCGGAATGATCATGCGCTGGTTACGCGATGAATTTTGCCAAGCGGAAGTGGAAGAGGCAAAAGCACTCGGCATCGATCCTTATGATGTGATGACAGCTAAAATTGCCCAAGTGAAACCTGGTGCGGAAGGTGTCCTTTTTCACCCTTACCTCACAGGTGAACGTGCACCTTTATGGAACGGAAATGCGCGCGGATCCTTTTACGGACTTGGTATCCACCATAAAAGGGAGCACATGATGCGCGCCGTGTTAGAAGGAATCAACCTTAATCTTTATACCGTACTGTTGGCATTGGAAGAGATTATTGGAATTCCTGAGAAAATCCACGCCACAGGCGGGTTTGCTCGTTCAGAAGTTTGGTGTCAGATGCTTTCTAACATATTCAACCAGGAAGTAAGCATTCCGGAAAGTGTGGAAAGTTCCTGCTTAGGTGCTGCGGTTCTTGGGTTGTATGCACTGGGTGAAATTGATTCGTTTGATGTGATGAATGAGATGGTTGGGACGACGAATGGGTATGTGCCTGACCAGAAGGAAGTGGAAGTGTACAAAGAGTTGACTCCGTTGTTCATTCGATTGAGCCGTTTGTATGAGCAAGAATTTGATGCGGTGGTGGCGTTTCAGCAGAGGAAATGA